The sequence TGTAAACTGAGGAAACAGGATTCACTCTGGATTAAACCTGTGAGCACTTGGTTTCATATCAGACTCATGGTCAGGTACATGCACTTTATAAAGTAGGTGTGTGGTTCTGTTTCCAGTGGAGCAGCAAAACCAGAACTAGAACCAGGATCAGGTCCAGGATCAGGACCAAACCAAGAACAAGAGCCAGAACTCGAACAACAAGAACCAGATCCAGAACCAGGATCAAACCCAGAACCAGAACTAgaaccagaacaacaagaaccagatccagaaccagaaccaggatCAAACCCAGAACCAAAGTAAAGTGACAGTGTTTCACttgagatcacacacacacacacacacacacacacacacgcgcgcgcgcgcACTCACAGATCTTGGCCACGCTGGCCACCAGGAGCCAGATGGCGATGATGAACGGGGTCTGGACGTAGCTCCACTCCCACTGGACCACCCGGTACCCGCCGCCGTAGTAatgctgccccccctcctcctcctccacgggGCCGGTCGGATCCTCCGCCGCTGATCGGGCCAAGGCGACACCTGGAGCCCGGTGCTCCGCTCCGGGCTGCGGgataaggaggaggagcggcggGGCGGAGGCAGAGGCAGGTACCGGCGGGGAGAAGCCGAGCCCCGGCCCCCGGAGCGGCGGACCCGTCCCCGGGAGGTCGGCGGCAGAgaccggcagcagcagcagcatcagaccGAGCAGCAGCATCTTCACCCCGGAGCTCAGCGGGCAGACATCCCGGAGCTGTTATATACACACCGGGACACCGAGAggacacggaggaggaggaggaggaggaggtggaggaggaggaggaggaggaggccggtacaacacacacaccggtAAGACACGGAGGAGGGGACACCGGAGCTAGacatgtgaccccccccccccagtcccgccttaaagatacacacacacactcacacgcacatacacaaacacacgcgcacgcacacacacatacacaatgtaaataaaaaaggatacAACAgtgattaaataattaaatattgtgACACTAAAACACAGACCTTTCATGTTTATACTTTGTTTATACTTGAATTCTTCCTCCACCTGTTTTTATAATTTGACCTTTGAGTGATTTCCTCTTCTGGTTCTCAATCTGTGGCTCGAGTCTCTTTAAAGGGTCATCAGCTACACAGAGgggtcaggagacaggaagctgtGTCACATACACGAGTGTGAGTTTCAAACTCTAGACACGGAACCACCAGCTGACGTCTCCACATCTGGATCAGAGAACCAGGCCCAGAGGTCAAGGTTGAAAACATCAGGATTAATCTGaacagtgttttcattcaggAGGCTCCAGATGTTCTTCTCCCCAGCATCatcttccagctcctcctacAGGACCCTGAGATGCAACCAGGCCTGTAGTCAGCTGGGAGTCTGGGGGCcaacagcctcgcacccctgacCAGGACCCCTGACCAGGACCCCTGACCCGGACCCCTGACCAGGACCCTGACCCCACAAGCCCGCTCCTAGGTCGGGTGGAGATTCACGGAGGAtgaacagtgttttgttttgacctGTTGcggccttcaaaataaaagcttatgAGATTTGACTAGCTGAGTTGTTTTGATAAGCGATGCAGATGATAAGTGATCAATTAATAATGATCAAATTtattataacaaaaacaaagtttttaATAACAATGAAGGTTTTTCTCAGAATTAGAGACGTCCTCATtttgaagaaaacaacacaaaacttaAGTTCTTCATAAAAAACTTTATTACTAAGAACATGGAACAGGTTCACGCTTCCTCTACTGTTTCTATAAAATGTTCATCTTccactttaaattaaaacagagTATTCGTCAGAAGTCACACAAACTGACCTGAGGTCAGTAGaagcagctgaaacacacacacaggtctaaAGCAGTGACGTGAAGTGTTGAACTGTTTTGTCCTACattattgattttattcttatttgttttgtaacatgaagtgtgtttgtgtgtgtgcgtgtgcatatgcgtgtgtgtgtgtgtgacacagcaGGTTGGTTCTAAAGTTGACGTTTCACCTGATCCAAATCTCTCTAGTGGTGACAGATGATATTTCAACAACAAAATTcagtaaaatacttttttattataCATTCTTTTCATTCTTATTTACATTCTGTATTAAGATGATCATCAGATCAGGTTTTTAAAAGTCTCAGTTCGTCAGTTTCCTGCTTTAGTTTGACAAAGtctctggttttatttatcaGCTCAATCAATTAAAGAATTGATCCACgagttcattttaaaacacGATTCAGTTCGATTCAGACTTTAGCGAAATGTTGGTGAAAGAGATCGTTGCTTTAACTTAACGTGTTTTAAAtagcaaacattttaaagtttgtctttaatgtgtgtgtgtgtgagtgtgtgtgtgtgtggcagtaacgtgagatgaataaaaaaagaactttaAGTGAAACATTGAAACTTGTGAATTTTGTGGGTTAAAAACTAGTTTGTGttgttcaaaaataaaaacagctgagtttgtgtaattttgtgtgtctgtgtgtgtgtgaatcaacTGCTGTTGTTCAACATCTTAATATAATCACATCAACATGTGATAAAACCACACACTGTGTCGGAATGAGACTGATTCTCTGGTTTTTAACGGTTTCCACATGAACAGTGTTGACAATAAAGTTCGTCCTTCCTgtcggggggcggagcctctcATCTGACCAGCTGATCTGAGTCCAGTCTCTTTAATCGATAATGATCAGCGATCTCTCGATGGATCAGACTCTGTCTCCCGTCTTGCTGTTGAGTCCCAGAGCCTGAACCACGTCCAGACTGAGGCCGCTCCTCAGAGTCCTCcgcactgcaacacaacacagacacatcattgttgttgtttgttcgTTTGCTGACTGGTCAGTGCACAATGTGACAGGAATCAGGTGTGTCATGCGTTGTCATTGGATGAGCGGTTGTCGAGTTATTTTCATGTACGACTTCAGAAAGCAGCAGCTGCTTTGACGCAGACTCCTCCCTCTTTGGCTCACGGGGAAAACTACAGCCAATGACAGCAAAGtgaggtcaacacacacacgtcgttAATGTTGGTTGAAGCTGTGACGTCACCGGGCAAGAAGCCGCGTACGTGTGACAGTGCCCCGACTTTAATCTGACCAATCACGTGCGGCGCTGAGTGACGGTTCTGATGCCGCCTCATTGACTGTGGGTTAAAGTTTCGGTTCAGTGTTCGACTCTCAGCTACGTGATGACCGCTCAGTGCGATGGTCGAGGTCGGAGCGTCCTTCACAGCTGCCGGTCGATCTGATTGGACGAGCACTAGACAGATTAAGTGATGAAGTGAAAACAGAGATTTGATTCGCTCAGATAAAGAGGGTGTTTtggacacagagctgctgttgtgtctcaACAGTCTGAACCAGACCGAGGCGGCGAGGTCACGGGGTCACGACCTTCTGGAGATCTAAAGGAACATTACAACAGTTCTCTGTACTCACATGACTTCCTGTTGACTCGGGAGCGGGCTCGCGTCTTGGGGCTTGATGCTCGCTCGGAGGGATTCTGAGTCACGGACTTCACGAGTCGGTCCATGATCTCGTCTGTGGCGTCGTCCTGGGAGCTGGTCCCGTCGTCTCTGGCTACAGACATCTGACACGGACTCACCCTGCCCATACCTGGAGACCAGAACCAGAACTTAACACAGAACAAGGACAGAGACCAAGATGTTCAGATAAAGACTAAATCTGTCTTTACTGCGAAGAAGATCTGAGACGTCTCACGTCTAGAAATAGAAATAACTGACtagaaataaagatggatgacaggtCTGATACGAACGCCCAATCATTGGGGTCAAAGTTTGTCTGTAGATTATTTTCTTGATGAATtaatgtcccatctgctaacatggaggaggagaggttgaTGGTCtataatgcagccagccacaagggggtgATAGAGACACGGAGCCGTCTACGATCAGAACTGACTCATCACAGATTCCTTGTCTGCACATTAATCAGCTCAAAATatggaggcttttattttgaaataaaataactgaaatCAGACGGACACATCAGCGTCTCTTTGATCATCTGCtgcaaataaacagaaacatgtctGATGTAtctgaaaacaggaagtaacTGTCAACAACAGTTTCCTTCCTGCATGCTCAGTGTGTTCCTCAGTTCCtcaaagtaactaagtacatgTACTCGAGTGCTCAGGTCTTACTGCGCACGGCTCGGGAGCGTCTCAGGCCTCTCGGGTCGACACTCAGACGGGCGTCGCTGCTGACCAGCAGGTTCTTCATGTTctcatgctcctcctcctgagctaGCTCCGCCTCCGTCGACGTGGAGACATGGGAGGGACTGTCCGGACGAGGCACCGCCCCCGAGAACTTCTCcgtctgagaggaagaggaagaggagaaagacaaagatgaggaggatgaagaagaagaaccagagaAGAATGCAGCTTGTGTTGTTCTGCTCTgagtgtctgttgtgttgtgacctctgacctccccgTGTGCGTCAGGGTCAGGGGGTCGTTACCTCTGTGATCATCTTGCCCCTGGTCTTGGTTCTCTCCCGGTGAGTCGCTCGTTTCCTCTTCAGGGTGAGGACTCGCTCTCTGGTCGTGCGATACTCCAGAGAGAACTCGCTGATGATGCGACAGAAGCTCGTGACCTTGATGTCTCTGATCGAAGACGACGGCTGACCCAGGAACAGCAGGAAGGAGTggaacctgacacacacacacacacacgttcacttctgtgtagctgtgtgtaTTGTATCTGAACAGATtgaattcagtgtgtgtgtgtacctgtgtgtaaATGAGTTTGTGTATAAAGTTCACATGTGTatacattaatgtgtgtgtgtgtgtgtgtgtgtgtgtgtgtgtgtgtgtagtacctGTTAATGACCCTGCGGTGCACCACCTTCAGGATGATGATCCTTTGTGTACAGTCCTTCAGGAAGTCCGTCAACTTGTTCTTCAGAAGCGCCTTCGTCTCGTGTTTGGCGACCACCTTCAAGTTGTCCCATGATGCTTTGCAGCGTCTCTCCAGCTGCACCAGGTTCTCTGCGAGCAGCTCGAAGTCCACCTGCAGGAACACTCCCTCGTCACAACCTGAAGGAACTGAACCTCACCACAGAGCTAACACATGTCACAGAGCGGTACCTTGGCAGAGCGGGTGATGGCAGGAACCTCCGAGTAGACGTCAGAGGATTCTGGGTAATTTTCCACCACCAGGTTGCAGGTGTGATGGAGCAGAGACTGACGGTGAACTGTGtccttcacctccaccaccttcTCCAGGTAACCCAGCTCAAAGCCTTtagcctggacacacacacacacacaattttgaaCTACAAAAACTAGTTTTTAACACACAAAGTTCACAAGTTTCAATGTTTGactaaaagtaatttttttattcatctcacgtaactgacacacacacacacacacacacacacaaacacacacacacaaacatacacacaggttGTGATCACAGATAGCCACTGTTGTTTCTTCAAACAGATTAGACACTTATCtgtgatttgtgtgtatgtgagatatgtgtgtgtgacgtgtgtttgGGTTTGACTGATCTGTctgtgtgatatgtgtgtgtgtgtctgtgtgatatgtgtgtgtgtgtgtgtgtgatatgtgtgtgtgtgtgtgtctgtgtgatatgtgtgtgtctgtgtgatatatgtgtgtgtgtgtctgtgtgtctgatatgtgtgtgtgtgatatgtgtgtctgatatgtgtgtgtgtgtgtgatatgtgtgtctgatatgtgtgtgtgtgtgtgatatgtgtgtgtgcttgtctgtgtgatatgtgtatgtgtgtgtgtgtgtgtgtgatatgtgtctgatatgtgtgtgtgtgtgtgaaatgtgtgtgtgtcagggtgatatgtgtgtgtgtgtgtctgtgtgatatgtgtgtgcACCAGTTatgtgttcctctctctctgtcgtaTCTAACATGTGATGATTTACACACgcttcatgacatcatcaaacagcTCATTCCTTATTCCTCATTCATTATTATACAGTGGACTcagtttcccacaatgcattgtgaaagTACTGTACAACTGCTGGTCCCTGACCATCATGCATTGCTCTACGTCTGAAGATATGAAAAATGTGGgacggacgagaggagagagaaactgatCCTTCACAAATGGtcagttgacctttgacctcccatGTAGAAGTAGTGAGTCACACGTGTTCTTACGCTGGAGCTGTTCAGGAAGTTTCCGATGGCGAGCAGCGTCGCCAGGATCCTCCTGAAGGTCTGATTGGACGCCAGCTGCTCCATGCCCAGCTTCAGGTCGAACAGCGGCTCCGCGAtctcctgcagggggcgacagaGTCACATGACCATCAGTCTTCATCTGGGTCACATGACCTCAGGATGACTGACTGAGTCACAGCATGATATCATGTTACCCCACATATCAATAATCATGTGAagctgatgtgtgagtgtgtgtgtgtgtgtgtgtgtgtgtgtgtgtgtgtgtgtgtgtgtgtgtgtgtgtgtgtgtgtgtgtgttaccttctCCAGAGCCTCGTAGTTGAGTTTAAAGGCCCACAGCTGCAGCCGGGGGGTCAGGGCGCTGATGGAGGCCAGGCTGAACAGGAACTGCTCGGCCGTGCCCAGCGGGACGTCGGGATTGGCCAGCTGAGCTTCCTGGatcttctgcttctcctcctccgtgggGGTCATGGTCAGGATCTTCTGCTCAacatggtggggggggggtggagttcAGAGACCTTTCACCTCTAACACAGTCGACATAGACTCAGACAGGAAGGGATCGTTACCTCTATTCCCTCCTTGCTGATGGCGAACTCGTCAAAGTTGAGGATGGCGGTCTTGATGACGTGGACGGCCGGCAGCACGGTCATCCCGATGTTGATGGCGTTGCTTCTCTTCGAGTCCAGAACCTGGATCTCAGACTTCTTGGTCTCGGGGGCTTTCTGCACATTGAGACACGCGGTGTTAAAATGTCCGAGTGGCGTCGCTCTGACCACGACCAGCGCTCACACTCAGTGAGCATCGTGCAATGTGaaatcattcaaataaaatcatcatttagagaaaatctaaaaacaattaaatcagGACCAGGCCTGGTTACCTTGGTGACGTGGAGCTCCTTGGCTTTGGACTCAAACAGGTGCTCGAGCCGGGCGGTGTCCACCGCCACCTTGTCCAGAGACGCCCACACCGTCCCCCGGCCGAAACGACACTTCTCAGGCTTGTCCGCCTGCTTCAGCTCCCTCCAGAACAACTTcaccgtcttcttcttctgaacGGGCGCCGCCGCGAacgaggggggaggaggggcacctggaggagggggaggtggtgggggaggaGCCATGCCCCCAGGTGGTGgaggcgggggaggaggagggggtggagccatgcctgggggaggagggggtgggggagggaTGCCAGTCAAGCAGGCGGAGGTGGAGTCGAGCGTGTCCATGTCCAACACGTCGATGTCCTCCTCGTCCAGCAGGTCGGAGAAGTCCAGGTCTTTGATGCGCAGGGCAGCGGCGCTCGGCTGCAGCTGGTCCCAGGCGTCGGAGGGGCCCCCGGGGCCCCCGGGGCCCAGTGGGGTCAGGGGGGTGGTCTCCAGGCGGCGGGCGGGGCCCTCCACGTCCACGCTGCTCTGCTGCCGGACCAAACGGTTCTGATGGGGACACGTGGACACAGTTAATAAATGAAGgagtgaagacatgttttaccGTGTCAGGTTCCGTCCCGAGTCACATGACGTCATGTGATCTGGAGACACACGAGGTCATGTGATCTGGAGACACACGTGTCACGTGCACAGAGCGTCACGCTGACCTTTCGTTCCTCAGCCAGGCGAGCCAGCGCGGCCTGGGCGGACCCCTCCAGCCCTTCCAGCTCCGCCCTGCGGGAGGCGCTGCTCTCGGAGGCTGCAGGCGGCTCCACTGAGCGCGCGGTGAAGCTGGACAGACGCTCCAGCACCCGCCCCCGACCGCCATGGTCTGCTCCACctgagaggagggacacacaacAGACGTCTCACTCTGCCTCGGGTTCCTGAGTCGCTCCATGACGTCCGCCtcccagaggtcagaggtcacgagGTGCTTTAAATACAGAGTCTCAGTCTGACCCTGAGCTGTGAAGTAGTAAACTGTGGATGACGACTAACTCCGGATCAGATGACAAAGTAACTCAGTGAAACACAACAATCTGCTTCAACATATTTAAACGTGTTTTGCTGAACTCGTCTGATTGGTTGTTCACTCGAGCTGAAGCTCCGCCTGCTGCAGTGTCATGTGCTCTCTCACCAGCCTGGACGCTCACTGGGTCCTCGCCGGGGGGGGCGGTCGGGCTCAGCGGCACTGAGGCAGCCGTCTTAGAGTAGAGCATGTCCAGCAGGAACTTCTTGTCATTGGAGAGCGTGCTGCAGGGACGCTGCACTGACACATCtgcacaggcagacacacaacacacagttcACCGTCACACACTCTAGATAACGACTTATACTTAGTCTACACTGGAGATTCATTGAGTCTGAGATGAGCAGCTGATCAGGGGTCAGATCAGAGGCCTGACTCTCACACTCAGGGAAGCAGGGGCTTGTGGGTAATGAGTTCCTTACCTGGGTCCTTCTGGGAGTCGGAGTGTCCGTTTGTGTCCGAGCTGCTGGAAGCTGCAACAACACGAACACGTCACAGTGTTGTAATGTTTCTTTAGAggtaaatgtgtatttctgtttcctGACCGTGAGGTGCCGGCTCTGTGGCCCCTCCCccctgcccctcctcctccgcggGCGGAAAGCTCGGGGTTATGATGTCATCAGACGAGGACAGCCTGGACTGGCTCAAGTGTTtactccttctcttcttctcccactGCGTCGCGGCCAGGCTGCGCAGGAAGTTAcctctgtgggggggggatagagTCAACATGGCCGACACACAGAACACGTCCTGATGTCTTTGACTTTCAGCTTCAAAATGAATTTATCACTTGATTGATTAAGTTTTTAATTATAATAGAGAAGCGATCGTCCTGAACACTGAAGCAgaacattttgattttgatcATTAAATCTCATGTTCAGACTCAAACTGCAGAAATACAGTGAACCCCAGAAACCGACGGTATTATGTGTAATCTGcaccttcaccactagatggcactatGTCGGTCCCATCTTCTGTAAGAACCACAGACAGAGGAGCGAGGTCATCAAGTGACGCACACGCTGATGGTTTGAGTCTGAACATGTTGAAGAGGACAAACTACAGACAAGCTACAGACGAACAACACACAAAGACGACACGTCAAATAATTATCACCAGCTGAATTTGTATTCTTCAAGTC comes from Platichthys flesus chromosome 1, fPlaFle2.1, whole genome shotgun sequence and encodes:
- the fhod1 gene encoding FH1/FH2 domain-containing protein 1 isoform X4, giving the protein MATIVCRVQFLEDSDPFICTNFPEPRRPPTVNVEENLPLSEQLPGIHKLLEAPLKLEECTLQLSPNGNYLDLDSSLSEQRDELESFYEDVNKGKKPILILRTQLSVRVHSILEKLYNSQGPELRRSLFSLKQLFQDDKDLVPEFVASEGLTCFIQVGAEADHNYQNYILRALSQIMLFVDGMNGVINHNETVQWLYTLTGSLSRLVVKTALKLLIVFVEYAESNSPLLIHAVNTVDTRRGVKAWSYVMEVLEERNGSDTELLMFTMTLINKTLAVLPDQDSFYDLTDSLEQLGMEDIIHKHMNDKTTETDLRAQFTVYEAALRKEDGEVDDSAPHLRKERRKTASSDRRRSSSQNLPDLLSSSAGSSPSTSPVPPVFSPSTAITLLSPTISSASSGSPTAGLGSRASSPLTSDTDSPASSPSGSQRGSPLPPHTPAHGPVTTEQDAKSPTSPSSSTDVVFQEKTSPVSPEQSSTKTETRSGFNSGESDQLFCSDDCNVNQDKPVLRRFEGNFLRSLAATQWEKKRRSKHLSQSRLSSSDDIITPSFPPAEEEGQGGGATEPAPHASSSSDTNGHSDSQKDPDVSVQRPCSTLSNDKKFLLDMLYSKTAASVPLSPTAPPGEDPVSVQAGGADHGGRGRVLERLSSFTARSVEPPAASESSASRRAELEGLEGSAQAALARLAEERKNRLVRQQSSVDVEGPARRLETTPLTPLGPGGPGGPSDAWDQLQPSAAALRIKDLDFSDLLDEEDIDVLDMDTLDSTSACLTGIPPPPPPPPGMAPPPPPPPPPPPGGMAPPPPPPPPPGAPPPPSFAAAPVQKKKTVKLFWRELKQADKPEKCRFGRGTVWASLDKVAVDTARLEHLFESKAKELHVTKKAPETKKSEIQVLDSKRSNAINIGMTVLPAVHVIKTAILNFDEFAISKEGIEKILTMTPTEEEKQKIQEAQLANPDVPLGTAEQFLFSLASISALTPRLQLWAFKLNYEALEKEIAEPLFDLKLGMEQLASNQTFRRILATLLAIGNFLNSSSAKGFELGYLEKVVEVKDTVHRQSLLHHTCNLVVENYPESSDVYSEVPAITRSAKVDFELLAENLVQLERRCKASWDNLKVVAKHETKALLKNKLTDFLKDCTQRIIILKVVHRRVINRFHSFLLFLGQPSSSIRDIKVTSFCRIISEFSLEYRTTRERVLTLKRKRATHRERTKTRGKMITETEKFSGAVPRPDSPSHVSTSTEAELAQEEEHENMKNLLVSSDARLSVDPRGLRRSRAVRSMGRVSPCQMSVARDDGTSSQDDATDEIMDRLVKSVTQNPSERASSPKTRARSRVNRKSLRRTLRSGLSLDVVQALGLNSKTGDRV
- the fhod1 gene encoding FH1/FH2 domain-containing protein 1 isoform X3 — encoded protein: MATIVCRVQFLEDSDPFICTNFPEPRRPPTVNVEENLPLSEQLPGIHKLLEAPLKLEECTLQLSPNGNYLDLDSSLSEQRDELESFYEDVNKGKKPILILRTQLSVRVHSILEKLYNSQGPELRRSLFSLKQLFQDDKDLVPEFVASEGLTCFIQVGAEADHNYQNYILRALSQIMLFVDGMNGVINHNETVQWLYTLTGSLSRLVVKTALKLLIVFVEYAESNSPLLIHAVNTVDTRRGVKAWSYVMEVLEERNGSDTELLMFTMTLINKTLAVLPDQDSFYDLTDSLEQLGMEDIIHKHMNDKTTETDLRAQFTVYEAALRKEDGEVDDSAPHLRKERRKTASSDRRRSSSQNLPDLLSSSAGSSPSTSPVPPVFSPSTAITLLSPTISSASSGSPTAGLGSRASSPLTSDTDSPASSPSGSQRGSPLPPHTPAHGPVTTEQDAKSPTSPSRSFLSHHMSALGLSRRSRLFSKASSISEEPSAAGRSSSTDVVFQEKTSPVSPEQSSTKTETRSGFKGNFLRSLAATQWEKKRRSKHLSQSRLSSSDDIITPSFPPAEEEGQGGGATEPAPHASSSSDTNGHSDSQKDPDVSVQRPCSTLSNDKKFLLDMLYSKTAASVPLSPTAPPGEDPVSVQAGGADHGGRGRVLERLSSFTARSVEPPAASESSASRRAELEGLEGSAQAALARLAEERKNRLVRQQSSVDVEGPARRLETTPLTPLGPGGPGGPSDAWDQLQPSAAALRIKDLDFSDLLDEEDIDVLDMDTLDSTSACLTGIPPPPPPPPGMAPPPPPPPPPPPGGMAPPPPPPPPPGAPPPPSFAAAPVQKKKTVKLFWRELKQADKPEKCRFGRGTVWASLDKVAVDTARLEHLFESKAKELHVTKKAPETKKSEIQVLDSKRSNAINIGMTVLPAVHVIKTAILNFDEFAISKEGIEKILTMTPTEEEKQKIQEAQLANPDVPLGTAEQFLFSLASISALTPRLQLWAFKLNYEALEKEIAEPLFDLKLGMEQLASNQTFRRILATLLAIGNFLNSSSAKGFELGYLEKVVEVKDTVHRQSLLHHTCNLVVENYPESSDVYSEVPAITRSAKVDFELLAENLVQLERRCKASWDNLKVVAKHETKALLKNKLTDFLKDCTQRIIILKVVHRRVINRFHSFLLFLGQPSSSIRDIKVTSFCRIISEFSLEYRTTRERVLTLKRKRATHRERTKTRGKMITETEKFSGAVPRPDSPSHVSTSTEAELAQEEEHENMKNLLVSSDARLSVDPRGLRRSRAVRSMGRVSPCQMSVARDDGTSSQDDATDEIMDRLVKSVTQNPSERASSPKTRARSRVNRKSLRRTLRSGLSLDVVQALGLNSKTGDRV